One window of the Thermoplasmatales archaeon genome contains the following:
- a CDS encoding radical SAM protein: MKYRKVLNKEEVIFLVYDIIEVRIDRKVYERDSRKYKDEDIIRLCPFKEVYNAVTKRKLYFISEESGIPLIGYTSFGLIDRDTNIIQVRPVSGCNLNCIYCSVDEGKSRTRFVDYMVDVDYLLREFEEIVKMKRKKCNSIEAHIDGQGEPFLYPYIEELIKGLKEIADIVSIQTNGVLLNKEKIRRLEGHLDRINLSINALDKNLAEKIAGCKYNVEHVMKVAEEIASSSIDLLLAPVWLINYNDEEVLKIIEFGKRIGAGKRWKPFGIQKYIRHKFGRKPKGIKVIDFKRFYEEIEKIDKSLHLYPVDFGIVKCRVLPKKFKVGEKFKFKLEMEGRMKNEMLSFARDRVVSIYTNKKIGEFVDARIVKNKHNIYIAKEL, encoded by the coding sequence ATGAAATACAGAAAAGTGTTAAATAAGGAAGAGGTAATTTTTCTTGTTTATGATATAATAGAGGTAAGAATAGACAGGAAAGTTTATGAAAGAGATAGCAGAAAATACAAAGATGAGGATATTATTAGGCTATGTCCCTTCAAAGAGGTTTATAATGCTGTTACCAAGAGGAAATTATATTTTATATCTGAAGAAAGTGGGATACCATTAATTGGATATACTTCTTTTGGACTTATAGATAGGGATACAAATATTATTCAAGTGAGGCCAGTATCTGGTTGTAATTTAAATTGCATATATTGCTCAGTTGATGAAGGAAAAAGCAGAACAAGATTTGTTGATTATATGGTAGATGTTGATTATCTTCTCAGGGAATTTGAGGAAATTGTAAAAATGAAAAGGAAGAAATGCAATTCTATAGAGGCACACATAGATGGGCAAGGCGAGCCATTTTTATATCCATATATTGAGGAATTAATTAAAGGATTGAAGGAGATTGCAGATATTGTATCAATACAAACAAATGGGGTTTTGCTTAATAAAGAAAAAATAAGGAGGCTTGAAGGACATTTAGATAGAATAAATCTTTCAATAAATGCGTTGGATAAAAATCTGGCGGAAAAAATAGCGGGGTGCAAATACAATGTTGAGCATGTAATGAAGGTGGCGGAAGAGATAGCATCAAGTAGTATAGATTTGCTTCTTGCACCAGTTTGGTTAATAAATTATAATGATGAGGAAGTATTGAAAATAATAGAATTTGGAAAAAGAATAGGAGCGGGTAAGAGATGGAAGCCCTTTGGGATACAAAAGTATATCAGACATAAATTCGGTAGAAAACCAAAGGGGATAAAAGTTATAGATTTTAAAAGATTTTATGAAGAAATTGAAAAAATTGATAAAAGCTTGCATCTCTATCCAGTTGATTTTGGCATAGTTAAATGTAGGGTGTTGCCAAAAAAATTTAAAGTTGGCGAGAAATTTAAATTTAAATTAGAAATGGAAGGAAGAATGAAGAATGAAATGCTTTCTTTTGCTAGAGATAGGGTAGTAAGTATTTATACAAATAAAAAGATCGGAGAATTTGTAGATGCAAGAATTGTAAAAAATAAACATAACATATACATTGCAAAAGAATTGTAA
- a CDS encoding phenylacetate--CoA ligase family protein, which translates to MNPLFNPLFSAKIVKHYLTDRKRAWKSEEAIKRYQDKAIRRVIRYAYKVPLYYEKYKKAGIKPEDVRGIEDLKKLPVVTKEDMINSYPDKILPKNYKKNKISVSTSGSSGKAITIFKDIECIMIEAIFALRPLLTYGINWRKDRITNIGDFSVPRTSDEECLRKGLMKNLSSFFSLRNYQNLYAGEEVKNLLEKIEEFSPKLIIGYPSVLMGLAYLRKKQGKVSPHYIISSGEVLDDYSRKYVEEAFNSKVLNLYATTEGGSIAFECLQKSFHINSDFSYVEILDKNFEEVNEGELGNVVITRLHASATPIIRYSGLNDIASLSSQKCNCGQKTPLLECLGGRRKDAIILEGGALIPPATLPMPFIEVLERNKGKKLKRYQFIQDRIDRIEIRIEGEDEVGNDFLEEVKNAYEKFFGGKIKVEVKEKEAEKVGYSYPMVISKVNIEHEIQKSVK; encoded by the coding sequence ATGAATCCTCTCTTTAATCCGTTATTCTCCGCAAAAATTGTAAAACATTATCTAACAGATAGAAAAAGGGCGTGGAAAAGTGAGGAGGCAATAAAAAGATATCAGGATAAAGCAATCAGAAGAGTTATAAGATATGCATATAAAGTCCCATTATATTATGAAAAATATAAAAAAGCGGGTATAAAACCAGAAGATGTTAGAGGTATAGAGGATTTAAAGAAATTACCTGTCGTTACAAAGGAGGATATGATAAATTCCTATCCAGATAAAATATTGCCAAAAAACTATAAAAAAAATAAGATTTCTGTCAGCACTTCTGGCTCATCTGGCAAGGCAATTACAATATTCAAAGATATAGAATGCATAATGATAGAGGCGATTTTTGCGTTAAGGCCACTTCTTACCTATGGAATAAACTGGAGGAAAGATAGAATAACAAATATAGGCGACTTTTCTGTCCCAAGAACAAGTGATGAAGAATGTTTGAGGAAAGGATTGATGAAGAATTTATCCTCTTTCTTTTCTTTAAGAAATTATCAGAATTTATATGCTGGCGAGGAAGTGAAGAATTTGTTAGAAAAAATAGAGGAATTTTCTCCAAAACTTATAATTGGGTATCCAAGTGTTTTGATGGGATTGGCTTATCTAAGAAAAAAACAAGGAAAAGTTTCGCCACATTATATAATTTCAAGTGGGGAAGTTTTAGATGATTATTCAAGAAAATATGTTGAAGAAGCTTTTAACAGCAAGGTATTAAATCTTTATGCAACAACTGAGGGTGGATCGATAGCTTTTGAGTGCCTTCAAAAAAGTTTTCACATAAACAGTGATTTTTCATATGTAGAGATTCTTGACAAAAATTTTGAGGAAGTAAATGAAGGAGAGTTAGGAAACGTTGTAATAACCCGCCTCCATGCCAGCGCAACTCCTATAATAAGGTATAGTGGGCTAAATGACATAGCATCTCTTTCCAGTCAAAAATGTAACTGCGGACAAAAAACCCCGCTCCTTGAGTGCCTGGGAGGGAGAAGGAAGGATGCAATAATACTGGAGGGGGGCGCCCTCATACCGCCCGCCACGCTCCCTATGCCCTTTATTGAGGTATTGGAGAGAAATAAAGGCAAGAAATTGAAGAGATATCAGTTTATACAGGATAGGATAGATAGAATTGAAATAAGGATTGAAGGAGAAGATGAAGTCGGGAACGATTTTTTGGAGGAAGTAAAGAATGCTTATGAAAAATTTTTTGGAGGAAAGATTAAAGTTGAAGTGAAAGAGAAAGAGGCGGAGAAAGTAGGATATTCTTACCCGATGGTTATATCAAAAGTAAATATAGAGCATGAAATACAGAAAAGTGTTAAATAA
- the albA gene encoding DNA-binding protein Alba, whose translation MQQENVVFVGNKPPMNYVLAAITQLNSGANKVAIKARGRAISRAVDVAEIVRRRFVPDAKIEDVKIFTEELTNEQGGKVNVSCIEIYLAR comes from the coding sequence ATGCAGCAAGAAAATGTAGTCTTTGTGGGAAATAAACCGCCAATGAATTATGTATTGGCAGCAATAACACAGCTGAACTCTGGAGCTAACAAAGTAGCAATAAAGGCGAGGGGAAGAGCCATCTCCAGAGCGGTCGATGTTGCAGAGATTGTCAGAAGAAGATTTGTACCAGATGCAAAAATAGAGGACGTAAAAATATTCACAGAAGAGCTAACGAACGAGCAGGGCGGAAAAGTAAATGTTTCCTGTATAGAAATTTACCTCGCCAGATAA
- a CDS encoding ferritin family protein, whose product MPDLKKLLEIAIKSEIDAAENYKKMADTTNIFLLKDKLNFLEKEEIGHRNLLEKLFSKKFPGEDINLPKGSEIPFPEFKVNKNMQLSDMIRKAMEAEKIASDYYKKMEGSLSKEEEKAMARYLASMEESHYYLLKSELEIAYNFELYDEVHEMMHIGP is encoded by the coding sequence ATGCCAGATTTAAAAAAACTTCTTGAAATTGCGATAAAATCTGAAATAGATGCCGCAGAAAATTATAAGAAAATGGCAGACACAACTAACATATTTCTATTAAAGGATAAATTAAATTTTTTGGAAAAAGAAGAAATAGGGCATAGAAATCTTCTTGAAAAACTCTTCAGCAAAAAATTCCCGGGAGAGGATATAAATCTACCTAAGGGGAGTGAGATACCATTTCCAGAATTTAAAGTAAATAAAAATATGCAGTTATCTGATATGATAAGGAAGGCAATGGAAGCGGAAAAAATTGCATCTGATTATTATAAAAAAATGGAGGGAAGTTTGAGCAAAGAGGAGGAAAAAGCAATGGCGAGGTATTTAGCGAGTATGGAGGAAAGTCATTATTATCTTTTAAAAAGCGAGCTAGAAATAGCTTATAACTTCGAGTTATATGATGAAGTTCATGAAATGATGCATATTGGACCATGA
- a CDS encoding PAS domain-containing sensor histidine kinase → MEGIIKLFDEYVTFILDGMGNFEFVNNLSKELIGKSFIDAFEGEERKKAAKIFYDAKKKGRSEGKLILKIGNERKIIYLKVIKHNGKFYSIGNEIKKEEVSFITDFLGNILQASEEWNDLKGKNIYGIVEGKERLEEILSIVLDRGEYEGKISINEKPARVIIRATDVLEFIIEEDIYKIFDNLLKSKSIDEIIDKASQFLEELNTPFYIKLFDKERGKIEENFQKFLIYKGNEFAGFISIPYSDKEKVDKVEFLRIAISNAIENIDSAKNIIDDFAIYKTDMEGNIIYVNNCFEELSGYNFEELEGKKISDFSENRDKFFEELKKGKVEKFLSKWKGKNREFIATEKARVLDGEVIVVVSDITSEKEKEKEAEFYNSLLRHDIYNKNEVAIGYLGLLEKTNITKKQELFIKKIREALHDINRLVNNVKKAEEIRKIKKEIQPVKIKEIIEEECSLYGEKLKEKDIKISCKINDVSILANDLIRDIFSNLIDNSIKHSNCKNIEIYGEREGGFYKIYFKDDGKGILREELEKIFEEGWKKGGRGSGMGLYIVKKIMEQYDGKIEVESELGKGVKFTLYFHLPKAKEKTEMLRIRF, encoded by the coding sequence GTGGAGGGAATAATAAAGCTATTCGATGAATACGTAACATTCATCTTGGATGGAATGGGTAATTTTGAGTTTGTAAATAATCTCAGTAAGGAACTTATAGGAAAAAGTTTTATAGACGCTTTTGAAGGAGAAGAAAGGAAGAAAGCAGCAAAAATTTTTTACGATGCAAAAAAGAAGGGAAGGAGTGAGGGAAAACTTATTTTAAAAATTGGTAATGAAAGGAAAATAATTTATTTAAAGGTTATAAAGCATAATGGAAAATTTTATTCAATAGGTAATGAAATTAAAAAAGAGGAGGTATCTTTTATAACTGATTTTTTGGGAAATATCCTTCAAGCAAGTGAGGAATGGAACGATTTAAAAGGGAAAAATATATATGGTATTGTCGAGGGAAAAGAAAGGCTTGAGGAAATTTTATCAATTGTTTTGGATAGAGGAGAATACGAGGGAAAAATCTCAATAAATGAAAAACCTGCAAGGGTTATAATAAGAGCAACTGATGTTTTAGAATTTATTATAGAAGAAGATATATACAAAATTTTTGATAACTTGCTGAAAAGTAAAAGTATTGATGAAATAATTGATAAAGCTTCTCAATTTCTTGAAGAACTAAATACCCCATTCTACATAAAATTGTTTGATAAGGAAAGAGGAAAAATTGAGGAAAATTTTCAAAAATTCTTAATATATAAAGGAAATGAATTCGCTGGCTTCATTTCAATTCCATATTCTGATAAAGAAAAAGTTGATAAAGTTGAATTTTTAAGAATAGCTATCTCTAATGCAATTGAAAATATAGATAGTGCCAAGAATATAATTGATGATTTCGCAATTTACAAAACTGATATGGAGGGAAATATAATTTATGTTAATAATTGTTTCGAAGAACTATCGGGTTACAATTTTGAAGAATTAGAGGGAAAGAAAATTTCAGATTTTTCTGAAAACAGAGATAAATTTTTTGAAGAATTGAAGAAAGGAAAAGTTGAGAAATTTTTAAGTAAATGGAAAGGGAAAAATAGAGAATTTATTGCTACGGAAAAGGCTAGGGTCTTAGATGGAGAAGTAATAGTTGTTGTAAGTGATATAACTTCAGAAAAGGAGAAGGAGAAAGAAGCAGAATTTTATAATTCTCTTTTGAGACATGATATCTATAACAAAAATGAGGTTGCTATTGGCTATCTCGGCCTTCTTGAAAAAACAAATATAACAAAAAAACAGGAGCTATTTATCAAAAAAATAAGAGAGGCACTTCATGATATAAATAGATTGGTCAATAATGTAAAGAAGGCGGAGGAAATAAGAAAAATAAAAAAAGAAATACAGCCAGTGAAAATAAAAGAAATCATAGAAGAAGAATGCTCCCTTTATGGAGAAAAATTAAAGGAAAAGGATATAAAAATATCGTGCAAAATTAATGATGTTTCAATATTAGCCAATGATCTTATAAGAGATATTTTTTCAAATTTAATTGACAACTCAATAAAGCATTCAAACTGCAAGAATATAGAAATATACGGGGAAAGAGAAGGAGGTTTCTATAAAATTTATTTTAAAGATGATGGAAAAGGCATCCTAAGAGAAGAATTAGAGAAAATTTTTGAGGAGGGCTGGAAGAAGGGCGGAAGGGGCAGCGGCATGGGCTTATATATTGTAAAAAAAATTATGGAACAATATGATGGTAAAATAGAAGTTGAGAGCGAGCTTGGAAAAGGTGTTAAATTTACCCTTTATTTCCATCTTCCAAAGGCGAAGGAAAAAACAGAAATGCTAAGGATTAGGTTTTAG
- a CDS encoding formate--phosphoribosylaminoimidazolecarboxamide ligase encodes MGLEKIIEKYKGDVAIATSCSHSSLQIFNGARKEGFKSIGIAIGKKPDFYEAFPLGKPDEFIILKNYNEINKNAEKFYKKKAIIIPHGSFVEYMGAKNFMKLKVPTFGNKKTLEWESDREKERKWLESAGLKLPETIEDPKDIDRPVIVKYYGAKGGKNFFIARSYEEFKKKVEKKPYTIQEFLIGTRYYLHYFYSPLIKEGYRTAKGSLQLLSIDRRDETNIDEAHRLGSFSELEKMGIQPTFVVTGNTPIVIRESLLPKVFEMGKRVVEASYKLFGGIIGPFCLETVITDKLEIKVFEISGRIVAGTNLFISGSTYSDLIQPSLSTGRRIAQEIKFALEEDSLEEILT; translated from the coding sequence ATGGGATTGGAAAAAATAATTGAAAAATATAAAGGTGATGTAGCTATAGCAACATCCTGCTCCCATTCAAGTTTGCAAATTTTTAATGGAGCCAGAAAAGAAGGTTTTAAAAGCATTGGAATTGCTATTGGCAAAAAGCCTGATTTTTATGAAGCTTTTCCCCTTGGTAAACCAGATGAATTTATTATTCTAAAAAATTACAATGAAATAAACAAAAATGCTGAAAAATTTTATAAGAAAAAAGCAATAATAATTCCTCATGGCTCTTTTGTTGAATATATGGGTGCAAAAAATTTTATGAAATTAAAAGTTCCTACATTTGGAAATAAAAAGACTCTTGAATGGGAATCTGACAGAGAAAAAGAAAGGAAGTGGCTTGAGAGTGCGGGTTTAAAATTACCAGAAACTATAGAAGACCCAAAAGATATAGATAGACCAGTAATAGTAAAATATTATGGTGCAAAGGGAGGAAAAAATTTTTTTATTGCAAGAAGTTATGAAGAATTTAAGAAAAAAGTTGAAAAAAAACCATATACAATTCAAGAATTTTTAATTGGAACAAGATATTATCTCCATTATTTTTATTCGCCTTTAATTAAGGAAGGCTATAGAACCGCAAAAGGTAGTTTGCAGCTTCTTTCAATAGACAGGAGAGATGAAACAAATATCGATGAAGCACATCGCCTGGGATCATTTTCTGAGCTCGAGAAGATGGGGATTCAGCCAACATTTGTAGTTACAGGAAATACACCAATAGTTATAAGAGAATCACTCCTTCCAAAAGTTTTTGAAATGGGTAAAAGAGTTGTTGAAGCGTCCTACAAACTTTTCGGTGGGATAATAGGGCCTTTTTGCCTTGAAACAGTTATAACAGATAAACTTGAGATAAAAGTATTTGAAATATCTGGAAGAATAGTTGCAGGGACAAACCTCTTCATTTCAGGTAGCACATATTCTGATTTAATTCAGCCCTCCTTGTCCACGGGCAGACGAATTGCGCAGGAAATAAAATTTGCATTAGAGGAAGATAGTTTGGAAGAAATATTAACATGA
- a CDS encoding 16S rRNA methyltransferase: MMHIIIGESELEIGSEIGIDDILDSSIHYPYMRKLKEWRRRGRPDIAHICLLIALESILNKEKLLKIYIHTRNDKVIYINPATRIIKNYNRFKGLMKQLLKYGRVPLSGSPLMKVKKETLPELIGKINGKKILFSRKGKKKSLKELFEEETVCIIGGFPSGDFSSPVEKYVDEVVSLHDEMLPAWIAEMEAIVMYEEYLRERI; the protein is encoded by the coding sequence ATGATGCATATTATAATTGGTGAGAGCGAGCTTGAAATTGGGAGCGAAATTGGCATAGATGATATTCTAGACTCCTCAATTCATTATCCTTATATGAGAAAACTTAAAGAGTGGAGAAGAAGGGGAAGACCAGATATAGCACACATTTGTCTCTTAATCGCACTTGAATCAATTTTAAATAAAGAAAAATTACTCAAAATATATATTCATACAAGAAATGATAAAGTTATATATATTAATCCTGCAACAAGAATAATAAAAAACTACAACAGATTTAAAGGATTGATGAAACAGCTCCTTAAATATGGCAGAGTGCCTTTGAGTGGATCTCCACTTATGAAAGTAAAAAAAGAAACACTTCCAGAGCTAATTGGCAAAATAAACGGTAAGAAAATTTTATTTAGCAGGAAAGGAAAGAAAAAGAGTCTTAAAGAATTATTTGAGGAAGAAACAGTTTGCATAATAGGAGGGTTTCCGAGCGGTGATTTTTCTTCTCCTGTGGAAAAATATGTAGATGAAGTAGTCAGCTTGCATGATGAGATGCTACCCGCATGGATAGCGGAGATGGAAGCAATAGTGATGTATGAGGAATATTTAAGAGAAAGAATTTGA
- the polX gene encoding DNA polymerase/3'-5' exonuclease PolX: protein MKNQEIAKLLYELADLLEIEGIEFKPRAYRKAAQNIESVGVDIEELYKKDELKKIPGVGKSIEEKIKEYLETGKISKLEEMKKKIPVDIEGLSKIEGLGPKMIKALYEQLGVKNLDDLEKAAREGKIRQLKGFGEKTEKNILEGIEIARKRQERFLLGFALKDALDIIDLLKEYVDKISLAGSIRRRKETIGDVDILAVSKNSEKIMDIFTSMKNVEKVIAKGDTKSSVRLYGGLQVDLRIVDKESFGSALQYFTGSKEHNIELRKIAIKKGYKLNEYGLFENDVRIAGENEEEVYRMLGMQWIPPEMRENRGEIELALNGKLPKIVEYEEVKGDLQMHTEWSDGANTIEEMVQEARKLGHKFIAITDHVGSLKIAGGMNEEKVIEQSKEIEKLREKYDDIYIFHGVEANIMKDGELDVSNSLLSKVDIVLASVHTAFRMSEEEMTNRIIKAIQNEYVDIIAHPTCRIIQKREPIKVDIEKVLQSAMDNNVIMEINAYPDRLDLNDTNTKLAIEMRVKLSIGTDAHTLEHLKYYELGVAVARRGWAKKEDVINTYTVDHLKKLFEK from the coding sequence ATGAAAAACCAAGAAATCGCAAAATTGCTCTATGAACTCGCGGATTTACTTGAAATAGAGGGTATAGAATTCAAACCCCGCGCCTACAGGAAGGCGGCACAGAACATAGAGAGCGTAGGTGTTGATATAGAGGAATTGTATAAGAAAGATGAATTGAAAAAAATACCTGGTGTTGGAAAAAGTATAGAGGAAAAAATAAAGGAATATTTAGAAACAGGAAAGATAAGTAAGTTGGAGGAAATGAAGAAGAAAATACCAGTTGATATTGAGGGTCTGTCAAAAATTGAAGGACTCGGTCCAAAAATGATAAAGGCTCTGTATGAGCAACTAGGAGTTAAAAATTTGGATGATCTGGAAAAAGCTGCTAGAGAAGGAAAAATAAGACAGCTAAAAGGATTTGGAGAAAAAACTGAAAAGAATATACTCGAAGGAATAGAAATAGCGAGAAAAAGGCAAGAGCGCTTTTTGCTTGGATTCGCCTTAAAAGATGCTCTCGATATTATAGATTTGCTAAAGGAATATGTAGATAAAATAAGTTTGGCTGGATCTATAAGGAGAAGGAAGGAGACAATAGGAGACGTTGATATACTTGCGGTATCAAAAAATTCCGAGAAAATTATGGATATTTTTACAAGCATGAAAAATGTTGAAAAGGTAATTGCTAAAGGCGATACAAAGTCCTCTGTAAGGCTTTATGGAGGGTTACAGGTTGATTTGAGGATAGTTGATAAGGAAAGCTTTGGCTCCGCCTTACAATATTTCACAGGTAGCAAGGAGCACAATATAGAGCTCAGAAAAATTGCTATAAAGAAAGGATACAAATTAAATGAATATGGGTTGTTTGAAAATGATGTAAGAATTGCTGGAGAAAATGAGGAAGAGGTATATAGGATGCTCGGGATGCAATGGATTCCTCCAGAAATGAGAGAAAATAGAGGAGAAATAGAGCTCGCATTGAATGGAAAGCTTCCGAAAATTGTTGAATATGAAGAAGTTAAAGGAGACTTGCAAATGCATACGGAATGGAGTGATGGAGCAAACACAATAGAGGAAATGGTTCAAGAAGCAAGAAAATTAGGACATAAATTTATTGCAATAACTGATCATGTTGGGAGTTTGAAAATAGCGGGAGGGATGAATGAGGAAAAAGTAATTGAACAGAGTAAGGAAATAGAGAAGCTGAGGGAAAAATATGATGATATATACATATTTCACGGAGTGGAGGCAAATATTATGAAAGATGGTGAGCTAGATGTCAGTAACTCTCTTTTAAGTAAAGTCGATATTGTACTTGCAAGTGTCCATACCGCTTTTAGAATGAGTGAAGAAGAAATGACAAACCGTATTATAAAAGCGATACAGAATGAATATGTTGATATAATAGCACATCCCACATGTAGAATAATTCAGAAAAGAGAGCCAATAAAAGTTGATATTGAAAAAGTTTTGCAATCAGCAATGGATAATAATGTTATCATGGAAATAAATGCTTATCCTGATAGATTGGATTTAAATGACACAAATACAAAGCTTGCTATTGAGATGAGAGTTAAATTATCAATAGGGACCGATGCTCACACCCTTGAACATTTGAAATACTATGAACTGGGTGTTGCGGTGGCGAGAAGAGGGTGGGCAAAAAAGGAGGATGTAATAAATACATATACGGTGGATCATCTTAAGAAATTATTTGAGAAATAA
- the nth gene encoding endonuclease III: MIEIVDILKKEYPYVKGTALNYTNPLELLIATILSAQTTDERVNMVTKELFKKYRNAEDFAKADISELENYIKSVNFYKNKARYIKECCKIISEKYGGKVPVNMEELLSLPGVSRKTANVVLSNAFRKDEGIVVDTHVMRLSQRIGLTNEKNREKIEKDLMKKFPKDKWFDLSNLLIAHGRKICRAKNPLCEKCVLNKICRSAYEYRRRDKKD, from the coding sequence ATGATTGAGATAGTAGATATTTTGAAGAAAGAATATCCATATGTCAAGGGCACCGCTCTAAATTATACAAACCCTTTAGAACTTCTTATTGCAACTATTTTATCCGCCCAGACAACAGATGAAAGGGTAAATATGGTAACAAAAGAGCTTTTTAAAAAATACAGAAATGCTGAGGATTTTGCAAAAGCGGATATAAGCGAGCTTGAAAATTATATAAAAAGCGTGAATTTTTACAAAAATAAGGCAAGATATATAAAAGAGTGCTGTAAAATAATATCCGAAAAATATGGTGGAAAAGTGCCTGTTAATATGGAGGAATTGCTCTCTCTGCCTGGAGTGAGCAGAAAAACCGCAAATGTCGTTCTTTCAAACGCATTCAGAAAAGATGAGGGAATTGTTGTCGATACCCATGTGATGAGATTGAGCCAGAGAATAGGACTTACAAATGAGAAAAATAGAGAAAAAATTGAGAAAGATCTGATGAAGAAATTTCCAAAAGATAAATGGTTTGATTTGTCAAATCTTTTAATTGCTCATGGAAGAAAAATATGCAGGGCAAAAAATCCACTTTGTGAGAAATGCGTCTTAAATAAGATATGCAGGAGTGCCTATGAGTATCGAAGAAGAGATAAGAAGGATTGA
- a CDS encoding 50S ribosome-binding GTPase — protein MSIEEEIRRIEEEIKNTPYNKATEKHIGRLKAKLARLKEEAKKSGKKGGHGFAIKKAGDASVAIVGPPSVGKSTLLNSLTNARSDVADYAFTTKLPVPGMMEYEGTQIQIIDLPGLLKGKAEKEIISMVRNVDLIIIMVDIYTVDKIEEIEKELREAGIKINEKKPDVIIRKKDRGGFSIQFSKKCRMSEEVAKAILMEYLNNADVVIRDDINEEQLIDAVLGNKVYLPAIRVINKIDIEQVEKSLDAIYISAKFGHGLEELKRIIFEKLELIRVYMKPEKKKIEEKPMVMKKGATVRDVCEKLHRDFVKNFQYAIVRGKSVSFNGQRVGLNHELADGDILTIITR, from the coding sequence ATGAGTATCGAAGAAGAGATAAGAAGGATTGAAGAAGAAATAAAAAACACCCCCTACAATAAAGCAACCGAGAAACACATAGGGCGCCTCAAGGCGAAGCTCGCCCGCCTCAAGGAGGAGGCAAAAAAATCCGGGAAGAAGGGAGGGCATGGTTTTGCGATAAAAAAAGCGGGGGATGCAAGTGTTGCAATAGTTGGGCCACCTTCTGTTGGAAAATCTACTCTGCTGAACAGTTTGACGAATGCGAGGAGTGATGTTGCGGACTATGCCTTTACAACAAAATTGCCAGTGCCAGGGATGATGGAATATGAAGGAACTCAGATACAGATAATTGACTTGCCCGGTTTACTAAAAGGTAAAGCAGAAAAGGAAATAATTTCAATGGTGAGAAATGTTGATTTGATAATTATAATGGTTGATATTTATACAGTTGATAAGATTGAAGAAATAGAAAAAGAGTTGAGAGAGGCGGGAATAAAGATAAACGAAAAAAAACCCGATGTTATAATAAGAAAAAAGGATAGAGGGGGATTTTCAATTCAATTTTCAAAAAAATGCAGGATGAGTGAGGAAGTTGCGAAAGCAATTTTAATGGAGTATCTAAATAATGCAGATGTTGTTATAAGAGATGATATTAATGAAGAGCAACTTATAGATGCAGTATTAGGAAATAAAGTATATTTGCCAGCTATTAGAGTAATAAATAAAATAGATATTGAGCAAGTAGAAAAAAGCTTGGATGCAATTTATATATCAGCAAAATTTGGGCATGGACTAGAAGAATTAAAGAGAATAATTTTTGAAAAGCTTGAATTGATAAGAGTTTATATGAAACCAGAAAAAAAGAAAATAGAAGAGAAGCCAATGGTTATGAAAAAAGGAGCTACTGTTAGAGATGTTTGTGAAAAGCTTCATCGTGACTTTGTAAAAAATTTTCAGTATGCAATAGTAAGGGGGAAATCAGTTTCTTTCAATGGACAAAGGGTAGGACTAAACCATGAGCTGGCTGATGGAGATATCCTTACAATAATCACCCGATAG
- a CDS encoding carboxymuconolactone decarboxylase family protein, with product MRYREFKEYREKINKKILQEGTLNTKRFFSLDNNVYLDNKLSRKTKELLGLVASVVLRCNDCILYHLDRCVEEGYTNDEIYEALDIALIVGGSITIPHIRYAYEMIDEIRKEKAIG from the coding sequence ATGAGGTACAGAGAATTTAAGGAATATAGGGAAAAAATTAATAAGAAGATTTTGCAGGAGGGGACACTAAATACAAAGAGATTTTTTTCCCTTGACAACAATGTTTATCTGGACAACAAATTGAGTAGAAAAACAAAGGAATTGCTGGGGCTTGTTGCATCAGTTGTGCTGAGATGCAATGATTGCATTCTTTACCACTTGGATAGATGCGTTGAAGAAGGATATACAAATGATGAAATATATGAAGCTTTGGATATAGCCCTTATAGTTGGTGGCTCAATAACAATACCTCATATAAGATATGCTTATGAAATGATAGATGAGATAAGAAAGGAAAAAGCTATCGGGTGA